In the genome of Thermoplasmata archaeon, one region contains:
- a CDS encoding pyridoxamine 5'-phosphate oxidase yields the protein MDPMQYINGFLDKAGVFTLATTCRDQPRMRVLGLKILLDGKIYFAVGTFKDVYKQLQANPKCEILAYVGEEFIRWDGKAVFSDDARLMAVVENVMPQLAAMYKEMGWTLGFFTLEGGSAEYVSVTNEKIKIF from the coding sequence ATCGACCCCATGCAGTACATCAACGGATTCCTGGACAAGGCGGGAGTGTTCACCCTCGCTACCACCTGCCGCGACCAGCCCAGGATGAGGGTCCTCGGACTGAAGATCCTCCTGGACGGAAAGATCTACTTCGCAGTGGGAACCTTCAAGGACGTATACAAACAGCTCCAGGCCAACCCCAAGTGCGAGATCCTCGCATACGTCGGAGAGGAATTCATCCGCTGGGACGGAAAGGCGGTCTTCAGCGACGATGCAAGGCTCATGGCTGTCGTCGAGAACGTCATGCCCCAGCTCGCAGCCATGTACAAGGAGATGGGCTGGACGTTAGGATTCTTCACACTCGAGGGCGGAAGCGCCGAGTACGTAAGCGTAACGAACGAGAAGATCAAGATCTTCTGA